The following coding sequences are from one Lolium rigidum isolate FL_2022 chromosome 6, APGP_CSIRO_Lrig_0.1, whole genome shotgun sequence window:
- the LOC124667215 gene encoding probable protein ABIL1 — protein sequence MQQQQAPPSSFARPAPATFDEASMEQSRSFVKALQELKNLRPQLYSASEYCEKSYLHSEQKHVVLDNLKDYAVRALVNAVDHLGTVAFKLTDLYEQQASELSTIELKVASLNQQVLTCQTYTDKEGLRQQQMIGTATRHHKHYIVPVSGNKRMQTFSEMQTDAEFDLRPKPYPSEKTLFWHLASEKNSKTNGERQSELGHGETKTSKPTSSDGFNLLGKESSASPLPKRTQSNVTSSDIVTRNSGMKDQPGTRHLSSFSSLDNPRARQIQKAPVRTKSMLAAFFVRHRSGKMKNVSVR from the exons atgcagcagcagcaggcgccgccgtcgtcgttcGCCCGCCCTGCTCCCGCCACCTTCGACGAGGCGTCCATGGAGCAGAGCAGGAGCTTCGTCAAGGCGCTTCAG GAGCTCAAGAACCTGCGCCCGCAGCTCTACTCCGCCTCCGAGTACTGCGAGAAGTCCTACCTCCACAGCGAGCAGAAGCACGT GGTGCTGGACAACTTGAAGGATTATGCTGTCAGGGCCCTGGTCAACGCGGTCGACCACCTTGGTACCGTCGCCTTCAAGTTGACAGACCTGTATGAACAACAGGCTTCAGAGCTCTCAACTATCGAGCTGAAAGTAGCATCCTTGAACCAG CAAGTCCTCACCTGCCAAACCTACACGGATAAAGAAGGCCTTAGGCAGCAGCAGATGATCGGAACCGCCACCAGGCACCACAAACATTACATCGTACCAG TTTCAGGAAACAAAAGGATGCAGACCTTTTCCGAGATGCAGACTGATGCTGAGTTCGACTTACGGCCCAAACCTTATCCCTCAG AGAAAACTCTTTTCTGGCACTTGGCTTCAGAGAAGAACTCCAAAACCAATGGAGAACGACAATCTGAATTAGG CCACGGAGAAACAAAAACTTCTAAACCTACATCCAGTGATGGGTTCAACCTTCTAG GTAAGGAATCGTCTGCCTCTCCCTTGCCCAAGCGTACACAGTCGAATGTGACCAGCTCGGACATTGTTACTCGTAACAGTGGCATGAAG GATCAGCCTGGTACAAGGCATTTGTCATCATTCAGTTCTCTCGATAACCCAAGAGCGCGCCAAATCCAAAAGGCTCCCGTCCGCACGAAGAGCATGCTAGCTGCATTCTTTGTCAGGCACAGGTCTGGAAAGATGAAAAATGTCTCAGTTCGTTGA